The proteins below are encoded in one region of Paenisporosarcina cavernae:
- the ccpA gene encoding catabolite control protein A → MTVTIYDVAREANVSMATVSRVVNGNPNVKPATRKKVNDVIERLEYRPNAVARGLASKKTTSVGVILPDVSENFYSELARGIEDIATMYRYHIILSNSDQRPEKELQLIETMYGKQVDGIIFMSEHLTENVLTQMEKSPVPIVLAGTVDETNKLPSVNIDYYAAAYEAVNRLIQNGHTNIAFVGGSLSSTIIRGYLLAAYKKALQDASIDLKEDNIVETDASYEDGMEAYKQLQTLSHPPTAYFASNDEIAIGIIHGAQDTGKLVPNDIEVISFENSKLARMVRPELTSIALPLYDIGAVSMRLLTKFMSKETVEETNVHLPYRLEERDSLKK, encoded by the coding sequence ATGACCGTTACGATATATGATGTTGCTAGAGAAGCAAACGTCTCGATGGCAACAGTTTCTCGCGTCGTTAATGGAAATCCCAATGTAAAACCTGCAACGAGAAAAAAAGTGAATGACGTGATTGAGCGACTTGAATATCGGCCAAATGCAGTTGCAAGAGGGCTAGCAAGTAAAAAGACAACTTCTGTTGGTGTCATACTTCCTGATGTTTCGGAAAATTTTTACTCCGAACTTGCAAGAGGAATTGAAGATATCGCTACGATGTATCGGTACCACATTATCTTATCGAATTCCGATCAACGTCCAGAGAAAGAGTTACAACTGATCGAGACGATGTACGGGAAGCAAGTGGATGGAATTATCTTTATGAGCGAACATCTTACGGAAAATGTCCTCACTCAGATGGAGAAATCCCCTGTACCAATCGTCCTTGCTGGAACAGTTGATGAAACGAACAAATTACCGTCAGTAAATATCGATTATTATGCTGCTGCCTATGAGGCTGTGAATCGCTTGATCCAAAATGGTCATACGAACATTGCATTTGTGGGAGGCTCATTATCCTCCACGATTATTCGTGGATACTTACTTGCTGCTTATAAAAAAGCATTGCAGGATGCTTCCATTGATTTAAAAGAGGATAACATCGTTGAAACAGATGCTAGTTATGAAGACGGGATGGAAGCGTACAAACAACTTCAAACTTTGTCACATCCACCTACTGCTTATTTTGCAAGTAATGACGAAATTGCGATCGGAATTATTCACGGAGCGCAGGACACAGGAAAGCTTGTTCCTAATGATATCGAAGTAATCAGTTTTGAGAATTCGAAATTGGCCAGAATGGTACGTCCAGAACTTACATCTATAGCTTTACCTCTTTACGATATCGGTGCCGTATCCATGCGGTTATTAACCAAGTTTATGTCAAAAGAAACAGTAGAAGAAACGAACGTTCATTTACCATATCGATTAGAAGAACGAGATTCTTTAAAAAAATAA
- a CDS encoding bifunctional 3-deoxy-7-phosphoheptulonate synthase/chorismate mutase has protein sequence MSNQKLEDLRLQVDDLNLEILKLINERAEVVQEIGKIKEKQGVNRYDPLRERHMLNLLKENHEGPLPFKTVEHIFKEIFKTALELQENDQRKALLVSRKKKAEDTIVEINGEQIGNGIPSFVFGPCAVESYEQVAAVADSIQAKGLKLIRGGAYKPRTSPYDFQGLGLEGLKILKRVAKEYNLAVVTEIVTPSHLEEALENIDVVQIGARNMQNFELLKAAGAIKKPVLLKRGLAATIDEFIHAAEYIISQGNDQIILCERGIRTYEKATRNTLDISAVPILKQETHLPVFVDVTHSTGRRDLLLPTAKAAIAIGADGVMAEVHPDPAVALSDAQQQMDIGQFDAFYESIQKFMKTYEFQA, from the coding sequence ATGTCGAATCAGAAATTAGAAGACCTACGTTTACAAGTCGATGATTTAAATCTTGAGATATTAAAGTTAATTAATGAACGTGCGGAAGTAGTGCAAGAAATAGGGAAGATTAAAGAAAAACAAGGGGTTAATCGTTATGACCCTTTGCGTGAGAGACATATGCTGAATTTATTAAAAGAGAATCATGAAGGGCCACTTCCTTTTAAAACGGTGGAGCATATTTTCAAAGAAATTTTCAAGACAGCACTTGAACTTCAAGAGAATGATCAACGAAAGGCGTTGTTAGTTTCTCGTAAGAAGAAGGCAGAAGATACTATTGTCGAAATTAATGGAGAACAAATTGGAAATGGGATTCCGTCTTTTGTATTCGGTCCTTGTGCAGTAGAATCCTACGAACAGGTAGCAGCAGTTGCCGATTCTATTCAAGCCAAAGGGTTAAAGTTAATTCGTGGAGGAGCTTACAAACCACGTACATCTCCATATGATTTCCAAGGGCTTGGATTGGAAGGCCTCAAAATTTTAAAACGTGTTGCAAAGGAATACAATCTTGCAGTTGTAACTGAAATTGTGACTCCCTCTCATTTAGAAGAGGCATTAGAAAATATTGATGTGGTTCAAATTGGTGCAAGAAACATGCAAAATTTTGAATTACTAAAAGCTGCTGGAGCAATAAAAAAACCGGTACTCTTAAAAAGAGGATTAGCTGCTACAATTGACGAATTTATACATGCAGCGGAATATATTATTTCACAAGGAAATGATCAAATTATCCTTTGCGAAAGAGGGATTCGAACATATGAGAAAGCAACGCGAAATACATTAGATATTTCTGCAGTACCTATTTTGAAACAAGAAACTCATTTACCCGTATTTGTCGATGTAACGCATTCTACAGGTAGAAGAGATTTGTTGCTTCCAACTGCCAAAGCTGCAATTGCCATTGGAGCAGATGGGGTAATGGCGGAAGTGCATCCAGATCCAGCAGTCGCATTATCGGATGCACAACAGCAAATGGATATTGGTCAATTTGATGCTTTCTACGAATCCATTCAAAAATTTATGAAGACATACGAATTTCAAGCGTAA